The Kosakonia sp. SMBL-WEM22 sequence CTGTAACCTATTTTTTGCCTAAGCGGCATGATTAAATCTTGTACAATTTGACTTTCACTTGGCGTTTATCCCGATTTCACTGCTCCCCGCCGAAGTGGCGTAATCCCTGCAATACTTTAATCAGTATCATGTGATACGCGACTCCTGGAGCTTATTTTGAACAGGTTACCTTCCAGCGCATCCGCCTTAGCGTGCAGCGCTCACGCCCTGAATCTCATTGAGAAGCGAACGCTTGATCATGAGGAGATGAAAGCTTTAAACCGAGAGGTAGTGGATTACTTTAAAGAGCATGTTAACCCGGGGTTTTTAGAGTATCGAAAATCTGTTACAGCCGGCGGGGATTACGGAGCCGTAGAGTGGCAAGCAGGCAGTCTGAATACGCTTGTCGACACTCAGGGAGTGGAGTTTTTAGATTGCCTGGGTGGATTTGGTATTTTTAATGTGGGGCACCGTAATCCAGTTGTCGTTTCCGCCGTACAGAACCAACTCGCCAAACAACCTCTGCACAGCCAGGAGCTTCTCGACCCGCTACGGGCGATGCTGGCAAAAACGCTGGCGGCGCTTGCGCCCGGCAAACTCAAATATAGTTTCTTCAGTAACAGCGGCACCGAGTCCGTGGAAGCGGCGCTGAAACTGGCGAAAGCGTATCAGTCACCGCGCGGGAAATTTTCCTTCATCGCCACCAGCGGCGCGTTCCACGGTAAATCGCTTGGTTCGCTCTCGGCGACGGCGAAGTCAACCTTCCGTAAACCCTTTATGCCGCTGCTGCCGGGCTTCCGCCATGTACCGTTTGGCGATATCGACGCCATGCGCACTGCGCTCTGCGAAGGGGAGAAAACCGGGGATGAGGTTGCGGCAGTGATCCTTGAGCCGATTCAGGGTGAGGGCGGCGTCATTTTGCCTCCGCCGGGCTATCTGCCCGCGGTGCGTAAGTTGTGCGATGAGTTTGGCGCGCTACTTATTTTTGACGAAGTGCAAACCGGTATGGGGCGCACCGGCAGGATGTTTGCCTGCGAGCATGAAAACGTGCAGCCGGACATTATGTGTTTAGCCAAAGCGCTTGGCGGCGGCGTGATGCCGATTGGCGCGACCATCGCCACCGAAGAGATCTTCTCGGTACTGTTTGATAACCCGTTTCTGCACACCACCACCTTTGGCGGCAATCCGCTGGCCTGTGCGGCGGCGCTGGCGACCATCAATGTGCTGCTGGAAGAGAACCTGCCGGCGCAGGCGGAGCAGAAAGGCGACATGCTGCTGGATGGCTTCCGTGCGCTGGCGCGTCAGTATCCCGATCTGGTACAGGATGTGCGCGGGCGCGGCATGCTAATGGCGCTGGAGTTTGTGAATAACGAGACGGGGTACAACTTTGCCAGCCAGATGTTCCGCCAGCACGTGCTGGTGGCCGGTACGCTCAACAATGCGAAAACCATTCGTATTGAGCCGCCGCTCACGCTCACCATTGAGCAGTGCGAACAGGTGCTGCGCGCCGCAGGCGAAGCGCTGTCCGCGCTACGCGTTTCAGTGGAGCCGGTGTAACCCCTGCCCGATGGCGCTTCGCTTATCGGGTCTACAAACAGCTCCCCGTAGGCCGGATAAGGCGTTAGCCGCCATCCGGCGCTTCTGCCCGATGGCGCTTCGCTTATCGGGCCTACAATCAGCTCCCCGTAGGCCGGATAAGGCGCAGCCGCCATCCGGCATTTTCTCCGCCCGCGCTTTTTTGAATCCCATCACAATCATTTGCTCCCGCTTTTCACTTCTGTTGTCGCGACGGCTACAGTAGAACTCATCCGACCACATAACAATAATTTTACATTGGAAGAGAGCATGAGCCACTACCCGTCACTGTTTGCCCCGCTGGATCTGGGTTTTACCCAGCTTAAAAACCGTGTGCTGATGGGGTCAATGCACACCGGTCTGGAGGAGCGCCCGGACGGCGCAGAGCGGCTGGCGGCCTTCTACGCCGAACGCGCCCGGCACGGGGTGGCGCTGATAGTTACAGGCGGCATTTCGCCTGCCCTCTCCGGCGTAACAATGGAAGGTGCCGCGGTGCTGAACAATATCAGCCAGCTACCGCACCATCGCCACATTACCGACGCGGTACATCAGGAGGGGGGGAAAATCGCGCTACAGATCCTCCATACTGGTCGCTACAGCTTTCAGCCCAACCTGGTCGCGCCCTCTGCCATTCAGGCTCCTATCAACCGCTTCAAACCTCACGAACTGAGCCATGATGAGATTCTTAGCCTGATTGAGGATTTCGCCCGCTGCGCGCATCTGGCCCAGCAGGCCGGTTACGACGGCGTTGAGGTGATGGGCTCAGAAGGCTATCTGATTAACCAGTTTCTCGCGGCGCGCACCAACCAGCGTGAAGATGAATGGGGCGGTGATTACGCTCGCCGGATGCGTTTTCCACTCGAAGTAGTGCGCGCGATCCGTGAGCGCGTCGGGGAGCACTTCATCCTGATCTATCGCCTGTCGATGCTCGATCTGGTGGAGGGTGGCGGCACGCTGGATGAGACCATCGCGCTGGCGCAGGCCGTTGAAGCGGCAGGCGCTACGCTGATCAATACCGGGATCGGCTGGCATGAAGCGCGGATCCCCACCATAGCCACACCGGTGCCGCGCGGGGCGTTTAGCTGGGTGACGCGCAAGTTGAAAGGCAAAGTCAACGTCCCGCTGATCACCACCAACCGCATTAATGATCCACAGGTGGCCGAAGCGATCCTTGCCCGTAACGATGCGGATATGGTGTCAATGGCGCGCCCTTTCCTCGCTGATGCGGAGCTGCTAAGCAAAGCGCAGAGCGGCCGGGAAGAGGAGATCAACACCTGCATTGGCTGCAACCAGGCGTGTCTGGATCAGATCTTTTACGGCAAAGTGACCTCCTGCCTGGTCAACCCGCGCGCCTGCCATGAAACGCTGATGCCAATCTACCCGGCAGAGCAGAAAAAAAACCTCGCGGTGGTCGGCGCAGGCCCCGCCGGGCTCGCTTTTGCGGTGAATGCCGCCGCGCGCGGTCACAGCGTGACGCTGTTTGATGCACAAGCAGAGATCGGCGGGCAGTTTAACGTCGCCAAACAGATCCCCGGTAAAGAGGAGTTTTATGAGACCCTGCGTTACTACCGGCACATGATCGACAAAACCGGCGTTGCGCTCTGCCTGAACCAACGCGTCGATCCCGGTATGCTGACGCTGTTTGATGAGGTGATCCTGGCCTGCGGCATTGAGCCGCGCATGCCGCTTATCGACGGCATTGATCACCCGAAAGTGCTGAACTATCTCGAGGTGTTGCGCGATAAAGCGCCGGTCGGCGAACGCGTGGCGATCGTCGGCTGCGGCGGGATCGGCTTTGATACCGCGGTCTATTTAAGCCAGCCGGGGGAGTCGACCAGCAAGAATATCGCTGAATTCTGTGTTGAGTGGGGAATTGATACCAGCCTCAATGAGGTCGGCGGCCTGCGGCCGGAAGGGCCACAGTTGCCGAAAAGCCCGCGACAGATTGTGATGCTGCAACGCAAAGCGAGCAAGCCGGGCGATGGGCTGGGGAAAACTACCGGCTGGATCCACCGCGCCACGCTGCTGTCACGCGGCGTGAAGATGATCCCGGCGGTGAGCTACCAGAAGATTGACGATGAGGGTTTGCATATTCTGGTCGGCGGCGAGCCGCAGGTGCTGGCAGTGGATAATGTGGTGATCTGTGCAGGCCAGGAGCCGCGACGCGAGCTGGCCGAACCGCTGCGCGAAGCCGGTAAGCCAGTGCATTTGATTGGCGGCTGCGACGTGGCGATGGAGTTGGATGCCCGCCGGGCGATAGCGCAGGGTACGCAACTGGCATTAACCATTTAGCCCGACAGCAATGCCTGATGGCGCTGCGCTTATCAGGCCTACGGGGTTCAGGAATTTGTAGGCCGGATAAGGCGTAAGCCGCCATCCGGCAAAGCACCTGATGGCGCTGCGCTTATCAGGCCTACAGGTTTTGAGAAGTTGTAGGCTGGAGAAGGCGTGAGCCGCCATCCGGCAAAACCCCTGATGGCGCGGGCGGTTAGCGCTTTTTACGCACTTTAACCGCTTTGAGGATCACGAATTTATTATTGGTCGCCACGGTTTCGCAGTTACCGAACACGCGTTTGAGCTTGCGGAAATAGTCGAGATGGCGATTACCAACAATGCGTAATTCACCGCCATATTTCAGGCTGCGGCGCGCATCGTTAAACATCTGCCAGGCAATGTGATCGGTGATGGCGCTCTGCTGATGGAACGGCGGGTTACAGAGCACAGCATCAAAACGATCCGGCTCAATACCGGAGAGGGCGTTATTGATCATAAACTCGCAGCGCTCCACATCCTCTGGCAGGTTGCTCTCCACGTTCAGGCGCGAAGAGGCGACCGCCATGGCCGACTCATCAACAAACAGCACCTGCGCCTGTGGGTTATTAGCCAGCAGCTGCAAACCAATCACCCCATTGCCGCAGCCGAGATCGACCATCTCGCCTTCAACATTTTCCGGCAGATGTTGCAGGAAAAAGCGTGCGCCAATATCCAGCCCGCTGCGGGAAAAAACATTCGCGTGGTTGTGAATGGTCCAGGGGGTGCCATCCAGCTTCCAGCTTGCCAGCAGGGGCGCTTCGACAAGCGCGAGGGCGTTAAAGGTGCAGTTGATCAAGCGCGCTTTACGCCATGCCAGCGTCGTGGTGGTCGGGCCGAGGATCTTCTCAAACAGCGCCATCGTCGAATTGTGAATATCACGGGTTTTCGCACCGGCGATAATCCGCGTCTGCGGCGTAACCACATCGCGCAGCGCGCGCAGCTGTTGCTCAAGCAGGGCCAGCTGCTTTGGTATTTTGATCAGCACTAACGCCGGATTGGCAGGCAGCGGGCTAAGGCAGTCCTGAAAGGTGACCGCCTCTTCATCGAGATCGTTAATGCG is a genomic window containing:
- the ygjG gene encoding putrescine aminotransferase: MNRLPSSASALACSAHALNLIEKRTLDHEEMKALNREVVDYFKEHVNPGFLEYRKSVTAGGDYGAVEWQAGSLNTLVDTQGVEFLDCLGGFGIFNVGHRNPVVVSAVQNQLAKQPLHSQELLDPLRAMLAKTLAALAPGKLKYSFFSNSGTESVEAALKLAKAYQSPRGKFSFIATSGAFHGKSLGSLSATAKSTFRKPFMPLLPGFRHVPFGDIDAMRTALCEGEKTGDEVAAVILEPIQGEGGVILPPPGYLPAVRKLCDEFGALLIFDEVQTGMGRTGRMFACEHENVQPDIMCLAKALGGGVMPIGATIATEEIFSVLFDNPFLHTTTFGGNPLACAAALATINVLLEENLPAQAEQKGDMLLDGFRALARQYPDLVQDVRGRGMLMALEFVNNETGYNFASQMFRQHVLVAGTLNNAKTIRIEPPLTLTIEQCEQVLRAAGEALSALRVSVEPV
- a CDS encoding NADPH-dependent 2,4-dienoyl-CoA reductase, with protein sequence MSHYPSLFAPLDLGFTQLKNRVLMGSMHTGLEERPDGAERLAAFYAERARHGVALIVTGGISPALSGVTMEGAAVLNNISQLPHHRHITDAVHQEGGKIALQILHTGRYSFQPNLVAPSAIQAPINRFKPHELSHDEILSLIEDFARCAHLAQQAGYDGVEVMGSEGYLINQFLAARTNQREDEWGGDYARRMRFPLEVVRAIRERVGEHFILIYRLSMLDLVEGGGTLDETIALAQAVEAAGATLINTGIGWHEARIPTIATPVPRGAFSWVTRKLKGKVNVPLITTNRINDPQVAEAILARNDADMVSMARPFLADAELLSKAQSGREEEINTCIGCNQACLDQIFYGKVTSCLVNPRACHETLMPIYPAEQKKNLAVVGAGPAGLAFAVNAAARGHSVTLFDAQAEIGGQFNVAKQIPGKEEFYETLRYYRHMIDKTGVALCLNQRVDPGMLTLFDEVILACGIEPRMPLIDGIDHPKVLNYLEVLRDKAPVGERVAIVGCGGIGFDTAVYLSQPGESTSKNIAEFCVEWGIDTSLNEVGGLRPEGPQLPKSPRQIVMLQRKASKPGDGLGKTTGWIHRATLLSRGVKMIPAVSYQKIDDEGLHILVGGEPQVLAVDNVVICAGQEPRRELAEPLREAGKPVHLIGGCDVAMELDARRAIAQGTQLALTI
- the rlmG gene encoding 23S rRNA (guanine(1835)-N(2))-methyltransferase RlmG; the protein is MSQVELNGQSFTLDRFPVGVEEASLQAWDAADEYLLQQVDAVDGPVLIFNDSFGALACALAAHHPVSINDSFIAELATQHNLRINDLDEEAVTFQDCLSPLPANPALVLIKIPKQLALLEQQLRALRDVVTPQTRIIAGAKTRDIHNSTMALFEKILGPTTTTLAWRKARLINCTFNALALVEAPLLASWKLDGTPWTIHNHANVFSRSGLDIGARFFLQHLPENVEGEMVDLGCGNGVIGLQLLANNPQAQVLFVDESAMAVASSRLNVESNLPEDVERCEFMINNALSGIEPDRFDAVLCNPPFHQQSAITDHIAWQMFNDARRSLKYGGELRIVGNRHLDYFRKLKRVFGNCETVATNNKFVILKAVKVRKKR